In one Vulgatibacter incomptus genomic region, the following are encoded:
- a CDS encoding UDP-N-acetylmuramoyl-tripeptide--D-alanyl-D-alanine ligase encodes MTNRAIFCLADVKAAVRGALRAGEPLLALDGVSTDSRTVSEGNLFVALGGESFDGNAFVAQAARAGARAALVREGFTPSEPLPAGFGLVETSDTLAALGALARVHRRRFPSLKLGAVTGSNGKTTTKELAHAAISFAFGESLKTEGNLNNEIGLPLTLLRLDPSHRAAVVEMGMSNPGEIGRLAAIAEPSAGLVTCAQAVHLEGLGSIEAVAKAKGELFHGLPPGAVAVANLDDPLTLAEARASRRPLLTFGTGAEADVRLVRIVSHDLRGLAFEVSFRGSDPAFVRIPLVGLHNAQNACAALALGLALGAAPDRLLTGLAAAKGFLRRLELKAAPGGVTVLDDCYNGNPASAVAALRTSRALAGEGRVVAVLGDLRELGSFEESGHREVGAAAAEAKVAGLVAFGPRSRTTAAEAAARGIPDAAILSTDDPAEALAWLRRSLREGDLVLFKASRGTRLERIADPLVKGEEV; translated from the coding sequence ATGACGAACCGGGCGATCTTCTGCCTCGCGGACGTGAAAGCCGCTGTCCGCGGCGCCCTTCGGGCCGGCGAACCGCTCCTGGCGCTGGACGGCGTCTCCACCGACAGCCGCACCGTCTCCGAGGGCAACCTCTTCGTCGCCCTGGGCGGGGAGAGCTTCGACGGAAACGCCTTCGTGGCCCAGGCCGCCCGCGCTGGGGCACGGGCTGCGTTGGTGCGTGAAGGTTTCACTCCGAGTGAGCCTCTGCCCGCCGGCTTCGGCCTCGTAGAGACCTCCGACACCCTGGCGGCGCTGGGCGCCCTCGCGAGGGTGCACCGCCGGCGCTTCCCTTCCTTGAAGCTCGGCGCGGTCACCGGGAGCAACGGCAAGACCACCACCAAGGAGCTCGCCCACGCGGCGATCTCCTTCGCCTTCGGCGAGTCCCTCAAGACCGAGGGCAACCTGAACAACGAGATCGGCCTCCCGCTCACCCTGCTGCGCCTCGATCCCTCCCATCGGGCGGCGGTGGTCGAGATGGGCATGAGCAACCCCGGCGAGATCGGCCGCCTCGCCGCGATCGCGGAGCCCTCCGCGGGCCTCGTCACCTGTGCACAGGCCGTTCACCTGGAGGGGCTCGGCTCGATCGAGGCGGTGGCCAAGGCCAAGGGCGAGCTCTTCCACGGCCTGCCCCCCGGCGCGGTGGCGGTGGCGAACCTCGACGATCCCCTCACCCTCGCCGAGGCCCGGGCCTCCCGCCGCCCCCTCCTCACCTTCGGTACCGGCGCGGAGGCCGACGTCCGCCTGGTCCGGATCGTCTCCCACGACCTGCGCGGGCTCGCCTTCGAGGTCTCGTTCCGGGGCAGCGATCCCGCGTTCGTGCGGATCCCGCTGGTGGGCCTCCACAACGCGCAGAACGCCTGCGCTGCTCTGGCGCTGGGCCTCGCCCTCGGTGCCGCGCCCGACCGCCTGCTGACGGGCCTCGCCGCCGCGAAGGGCTTCCTGCGCCGGCTCGAGCTCAAGGCCGCCCCCGGCGGTGTGACCGTGCTGGACGATTGTTACAACGGCAACCCGGCCTCTGCCGTCGCGGCGCTGCGCACCTCACGGGCCCTCGCCGGCGAGGGCCGCGTCGTCGCGGTCCTCGGCGATCTCCGCGAGCTCGGCTCCTTCGAGGAGTCCGGCCATCGCGAGGTGGGAGCGGCGGCAGCGGAGGCGAAGGTGGCCGGCCTGGTCGCCTTCGGCCCGCGCTCCCGCACCACCGCCGCCGAGGCTGCGGCTCGGGGGATCCCCGACGCCGCCATCCTCTCAACGGACGATCCCGCCGAGGCCCTCGCGTGGCTGCGCCGCAGCTTGCGCGAAGGCGACCTCGTGCTCTTCAAGGCCAGCCGCGGCACGCGCCTGGAGCGGATCGCCGACCCCCTCGTAAAGGGGGAGGAAGTCTAG
- a CDS encoding UDP-N-acetylmuramoyl-L-alanyl-D-glutamate--2,6-diaminopimelate ligase produces the protein MRLSQLIADVGGSLPPGTPDPEIRAVTADSREAGDGALFVCVAGGSRDGHDFAAQAAAKGAAAILVEREVDAPGALVIRVASTRAALARCAAALQGHPEEKLSLVGITGTNGKTTVSWLFRSIAVAAGSSCGVIGTTGAFAGAKELPTTHTTPDSVSLSKLLGTMVAEGCDSAVLEVSSHALEQGRVEGLRFAAAAFTNLTRDHLDYHGSMEAYFEAKARLFSDHLRDGGAAVINADDAWGRQLAESVDPTTLLRFSIDDSACEIFARNVEFSDAGIRADVATPAGGFALRSPLVGAHNLQNLLCATGLALACGHGLEAIAKGLFGAHGAPGRLERVDGEGFSAFVDYAHTDDALARVCAALRQAGKGRLLVVFGCGGDRDKGKRPLMGEVAARAADLAIVTSDNPRSERPEEIIAGILPGLERAGSRRLSHEEARAGALGFAVEPDRRSAIELAVACARPGDFVLVAGKGHETYQLVGDQRLHFDDREELRRALGSRMDR, from the coding sequence ATGCGCCTCTCGCAGCTCATCGCAGACGTCGGCGGAAGCCTCCCGCCCGGTACCCCCGATCCCGAGATCCGCGCGGTGACGGCGGACTCCCGCGAGGCGGGGGACGGCGCGCTCTTCGTCTGCGTGGCGGGCGGCAGCCGCGACGGCCACGACTTCGCGGCGCAGGCAGCGGCCAAGGGCGCCGCCGCGATCCTGGTCGAGCGCGAGGTCGACGCTCCCGGCGCCCTCGTGATCCGGGTCGCGAGCACCCGGGCAGCGCTCGCCCGCTGCGCTGCGGCGCTGCAGGGCCATCCGGAGGAGAAGCTCTCGCTGGTGGGGATCACCGGCACCAACGGAAAGACCACGGTGAGCTGGCTCTTCCGCTCCATCGCCGTGGCGGCGGGCTCGTCCTGCGGCGTCATCGGGACCACCGGCGCATTCGCCGGCGCGAAGGAGCTCCCCACCACGCACACCACGCCCGACTCGGTGAGCCTGTCGAAGCTCCTGGGCACGATGGTCGCGGAGGGGTGCGACTCCGCGGTGCTCGAGGTCTCGTCCCATGCGCTCGAGCAGGGAAGGGTGGAGGGCCTCCGCTTCGCCGCGGCCGCCTTCACCAACCTCACCCGCGATCACCTCGATTACCACGGCTCCATGGAGGCCTATTTCGAGGCGAAGGCGCGGCTCTTCTCCGACCACCTGCGCGATGGTGGCGCTGCGGTGATCAACGCCGACGACGCCTGGGGCCGGCAGCTCGCGGAGAGCGTCGATCCCACGACGCTCCTCCGCTTCTCCATCGACGACTCTGCGTGCGAGATCTTTGCACGAAACGTGGAGTTCTCCGACGCCGGGATACGGGCAGACGTGGCGACGCCTGCCGGCGGCTTCGCGTTGCGCTCGCCCCTCGTCGGCGCCCACAACCTGCAGAACCTGCTCTGCGCCACGGGCCTCGCCCTCGCGTGTGGCCATGGCCTCGAGGCGATCGCCAAGGGACTGTTCGGAGCCCATGGCGCGCCGGGGCGGCTGGAGCGCGTGGACGGCGAGGGCTTCTCCGCCTTCGTGGACTACGCCCACACCGATGACGCCCTCGCCCGGGTCTGCGCGGCCCTGCGCCAGGCGGGCAAAGGCCGCCTCCTGGTGGTCTTCGGCTGTGGCGGCGACAGGGACAAGGGAAAGCGCCCGCTGATGGGTGAGGTGGCGGCCCGCGCAGCGGATCTCGCCATCGTCACCAGCGACAACCCCCGGTCCGAGAGGCCGGAGGAGATCATCGCCGGCATCCTCCCGGGCCTCGAGCGCGCGGGCAGCAGGCGCCTCTCCCACGAGGAAGCCCGCGCCGGCGCTTTGGGTTTTGCGGTGGAGCCCGACCGCCGCTCTGCGATCGAGCTCGCGGTGGCCTGCGCGCGTCCGGGCGACTTCGTGCTGGTCGCGGGCAAGGGCCACGAGACCTACCAGCTCGTCGGCGACCAGCGCCTGCACTTCGACGACCGCGAGGAGCTCCGCCGCGCGCTGGGCTCGAGGATGGATCGATGA
- a CDS encoding penicillin-binding transpeptidase domain-containing protein, with amino-acid sequence MSGSRFAGAWDGARWVRVRATILAVLLGVGLCVVLGRAIHLQIVQQDKLGTLARDQYIRTVELSPHRGDILDRDGNTLASSVEVESIFVDPGLLARDPAELRDGVERVGRAAGLSREKLRALQSRSAQPGSRFVWVRRKSSPAIVAKVRALGLPGVGFVKESRRFYPQKELASQILGFVGADGHGLEGLERSLDDDLRGQGAQVAGLRDARGNALLAEAAVPMEERTGASVTLTIDRTIQYAAEKALSKAVEKANAEAGSAVVLDPSTGEVLAMVSMPTFNPNVIPGAKGRAAVRNRAVTDAFEPGSTMKVFVLAGALDRKAIRKDQSFDCEKGRWKIGKHVIHDTHPYPALTPPDILRVSSNVCSGKVAMALGNERLAQVYRDFGFGTRGGIELPGESPGLMRPFKGEIGLVTASFGQGPIMASSLQIASGYAAIANGGTRMKPWIVRSVVDPNGAVIRRGEPEVAGQAISPATAKEIARWLENVVLDGTAGKAAIDGYRVAGKTGTAQKVDASIGRYGKGRLASFAGFVPAEDPKLAIVVMIDEPKEGSVYGGQIAAPVFREIAEAALKSRGIPPSLPLLAKADEKNKTAAKGAKPEPKKPTPRDDPAEGWVSEEDAPGDGDQVLVPDVRGLFARAALRKLGDAKLGASLEGSGKVVSQRPPAGSIVERGSQVAIALEPL; translated from the coding sequence ATGTCCGGGAGCCGATTTGCCGGCGCCTGGGACGGCGCGCGCTGGGTGCGCGTGCGCGCCACGATCCTCGCCGTGCTCCTCGGCGTCGGCCTCTGCGTGGTGCTGGGGCGCGCGATCCATCTGCAGATCGTCCAGCAGGACAAGCTGGGTACGCTGGCGCGGGATCAGTACATCCGCACGGTGGAGCTGTCGCCGCATCGGGGCGACATCCTTGACCGGGACGGAAACACCCTCGCGTCGAGCGTCGAGGTGGAGTCGATCTTCGTGGATCCGGGGCTCCTCGCCCGGGACCCTGCCGAGCTCCGTGACGGCGTGGAGAGGGTGGGAAGGGCGGCGGGCCTCTCGCGCGAGAAGCTCCGCGCGCTCCAGTCCCGGTCCGCGCAGCCCGGCAGCCGCTTCGTGTGGGTGCGCCGCAAGTCCAGCCCGGCGATCGTCGCCAAGGTCCGGGCGCTGGGGCTGCCTGGCGTCGGCTTCGTGAAGGAGTCGCGGCGCTTTTACCCTCAGAAAGAGCTCGCTTCACAGATTCTCGGCTTCGTCGGCGCGGACGGCCACGGCCTCGAGGGCCTGGAGCGGAGCCTCGACGACGATCTCCGCGGCCAGGGCGCCCAGGTGGCGGGCCTCCGGGACGCGAGGGGCAACGCGCTCCTCGCCGAGGCCGCGGTGCCGATGGAGGAGCGGACCGGCGCGTCCGTGACCCTGACGATCGATCGGACGATCCAGTACGCGGCGGAGAAGGCGCTGTCGAAGGCGGTGGAGAAGGCGAACGCGGAGGCGGGCTCCGCCGTCGTGCTCGATCCCTCCACGGGCGAGGTGCTCGCCATGGTCTCGATGCCGACCTTCAACCCGAACGTGATCCCCGGGGCGAAGGGGCGCGCCGCGGTCCGCAACCGCGCGGTGACCGACGCCTTCGAGCCCGGCTCGACCATGAAGGTCTTCGTCCTCGCCGGCGCCCTCGATCGGAAGGCGATCCGCAAGGACCAGAGCTTCGACTGCGAGAAGGGTCGCTGGAAGATCGGCAAGCACGTCATCCACGACACGCATCCCTATCCCGCCCTCACGCCCCCGGACATCCTTCGCGTCTCGTCCAACGTCTGCTCGGGAAAGGTGGCGATGGCGCTCGGAAACGAGAGGCTCGCCCAGGTCTACCGGGACTTCGGCTTTGGGACGCGGGGCGGGATCGAGCTCCCCGGCGAGTCGCCGGGCCTGATGAGGCCGTTCAAGGGAGAGATCGGCCTCGTGACCGCGTCCTTCGGCCAGGGGCCGATCATGGCGTCGTCGCTGCAGATCGCCTCGGGCTACGCGGCGATCGCCAACGGCGGCACGAGGATGAAGCCCTGGATCGTGCGTTCGGTCGTGGATCCGAACGGCGCCGTGATCCGCCGCGGCGAGCCGGAGGTCGCCGGCCAGGCGATCTCTCCGGCCACGGCGAAGGAGATCGCGCGGTGGCTCGAGAACGTGGTCCTCGACGGGACCGCGGGCAAGGCCGCGATCGACGGCTATCGCGTGGCGGGGAAGACCGGTACGGCGCAGAAGGTCGACGCCTCGATCGGCCGCTACGGCAAGGGCCGCCTCGCGTCGTTCGCGGGCTTCGTCCCTGCCGAGGATCCGAAGCTCGCCATCGTGGTGATGATCGACGAGCCGAAGGAGGGGAGCGTCTACGGCGGCCAGATCGCGGCGCCGGTCTTCCGGGAGATCGCCGAGGCCGCGCTCAAGTCCCGCGGGATCCCGCCGTCGCTCCCACTGCTCGCCAAGGCCGACGAGAAGAACAAGACGGCGGCAAAGGGCGCGAAGCCGGAGCCGAAGAAGCCGACCCCCCGCGACGATCCCGCCGAGGGGTGGGTGTCGGAGGAAGACGCACCTGGCGACGGCGACCAGGTCCTGGTGCCCGACGTCCGCGGCCTCTTCGCCCGCGCCGCCCTGCGAAAGCTGGGCGACGCGAAGCTCGGGGCCAGCCTCGAAGGAAGCGGAAAGGTCGTCTCCCAGCGTCCGCCCGCCGGCTCGATCGTGGAGCGGGGCAGCCAGGTGGCGATCGCCCTGGAGCCTCTGTAG
- a CDS encoding cell division protein FtsL, producing MSAHSAHDAVLPAPRGSHRGASRPKRSRKLRGAVETRGVLADLLVFAVLCVVASIFAWTRIEGTMAGYDLSRVQAEHSDLLREQNALRIELATRKGAKRIEANARGKLGMVEPAPDRIVPIPGAAR from the coding sequence ATGAGCGCCCATTCCGCGCACGACGCCGTGCTCCCCGCGCCGCGCGGATCACATCGCGGTGCCTCGAGGCCCAAGCGGAGCCGGAAGCTGCGGGGAGCGGTGGAGACGCGCGGGGTCCTCGCCGACCTCCTGGTCTTCGCCGTGCTCTGCGTCGTCGCGTCGATCTTCGCGTGGACCCGGATCGAGGGGACGATGGCGGGCTACGATCTCTCCCGCGTCCAGGCGGAGCACTCCGATCTCCTCCGCGAGCAGAACGCGCTGCGGATCGAGCTCGCCACCCGCAAGGGCGCGAAGCGGATCGAGGCCAACGCCAGGGGCAAGCTCGGGATGGTGGAGCCCGCGCCGGACCGGATCGTGCCGATCCCGGGCGCCGCGCGATGA